The proteins below come from a single Arthrobacter sp. B1I2 genomic window:
- a CDS encoding GntR family transcriptional regulator produces the protein MRASDKAYAALRDDIIEWRLAPGTVLAEVEQSERLGVSRTPLREALGRLTAEGLTTAGGRGVVVSGISLDDIDELFELRETLEGRAAALAARRGDPATFECLQRELLRAPELISGGDPALHEYYELVGRLDSAIDAAISNSYLAQAMRSLRVHLVRIRRLAADDACRLTAAAAEHAAIAEAIAAGNPKLAEAATIVHLHRSLSHIKATHESHQKEHHG, from the coding sequence GTGCGCGCCAGCGACAAGGCATATGCCGCCCTGCGCGACGACATCATTGAATGGCGCCTGGCGCCCGGGACGGTCCTTGCGGAGGTGGAACAGTCCGAGCGCCTCGGCGTCTCTCGCACGCCGCTCCGGGAAGCCCTGGGCCGCCTCACCGCGGAAGGGCTCACGACGGCGGGCGGCCGCGGCGTCGTCGTCAGCGGCATCTCCCTTGACGACATCGACGAACTGTTCGAACTCCGGGAAACCCTCGAAGGCAGGGCGGCGGCGTTGGCCGCCAGGCGCGGCGACCCCGCCACGTTCGAGTGCCTGCAGCGCGAACTGCTCCGGGCTCCGGAACTGATCAGCGGCGGCGACCCAGCCCTCCATGAGTACTACGAACTGGTGGGCCGGCTGGACTCAGCCATCGACGCCGCTATTTCCAACTCCTACCTCGCCCAGGCCATGCGGAGCCTGCGCGTGCATCTGGTCCGGATCCGCCGGCTTGCGGCCGACGACGCCTGCCGCCTCACTGCCGCAGCCGCCGAGCATGCCGCCATCGCGGAGGCCATCGCGGCCGGCAATCCGAAGCTCGCCGAGGCGGCCACCATCGTCCACCTGCACCGAAGCCTCTCCCACATCAAAGCAACCCACGAATCCCACCAAAAGGAGCACCATGGTTAA
- a CDS encoding NUDIX domain-containing protein, whose product MPGTPEATPAKQVSDAPSPRRLLSTEKVYQGRIWDVVSDTFQLSESGDALTRDYIDHPGAVAVLPMNGEGQVLLLKQYRHPVGMDLWEVPAGLLDIEGEDFVVGAARELAEEADLAAGTWNVLADVFNSPGSSSEAIRIYLARDLTEVPHHERHERTDEEAEIEFHWIGLDDAVASVLAGRLHNPSAVVGILAAAAARAANYEGLRPADAPWPAHPSQR is encoded by the coding sequence ATGCCTGGTACACCTGAAGCCACCCCTGCAAAACAGGTTTCGGATGCACCAAGCCCGCGCCGTCTTTTGTCCACCGAGAAGGTCTACCAGGGCCGGATCTGGGACGTCGTCAGCGACACCTTCCAGCTTTCCGAGTCCGGTGACGCCCTCACCCGCGATTACATCGACCACCCCGGCGCGGTCGCGGTCCTGCCCATGAATGGAGAAGGCCAGGTCCTGCTCTTGAAGCAGTACCGGCACCCGGTGGGCATGGACCTCTGGGAGGTGCCCGCGGGCCTGCTGGACATCGAAGGCGAAGACTTTGTGGTGGGGGCAGCCCGTGAACTCGCCGAGGAAGCGGACCTGGCAGCCGGGACCTGGAACGTGCTGGCCGACGTCTTCAATTCCCCGGGATCCTCCAGCGAGGCCATCCGCATCTACCTGGCCCGCGACCTCACCGAGGTACCGCACCACGAACGCCACGAACGGACCGACGAGGAAGCGGAGATCGAGTTCCACTGGATAGGCCTGGATGATGCCGTGGCGTCTGTCCTGGCCGGCCGCCTGCACAACCCGTCCGCCGTCGTCGGGATCCTTGCCGCCGCGGCCGCCCGGGCCGCCAACTATGAAGGGCTCCGCCCCGCCGACGCCCCCTGGCCCGCACACCCCAGCCAGCGCTGA
- a CDS encoding RNA polymerase sigma factor, with the protein MLAPEEQAFIDLHSQHSGRVFRYIACRISDTSRAEELAADVFRIAWEKQLPEPPGIGWLLATARHLLGNEYRGRRRRQELIDRLKEEAAGQTLEANAEEQDAVAAVLGRLRERDREVLMLSYWDDLTIPELGQALECSPSTAAVRLHRARRAFAKAAPAHLMTARKD; encoded by the coding sequence ATGTTGGCACCCGAAGAGCAGGCATTCATCGATCTGCATTCCCAGCATTCGGGGCGGGTCTTCCGGTACATTGCGTGCCGCATCAGCGATACGTCCCGGGCCGAGGAGCTGGCCGCCGATGTGTTCCGGATCGCCTGGGAAAAACAACTGCCGGAGCCACCCGGCATCGGCTGGCTGCTCGCCACGGCCCGGCACTTGCTTGGCAACGAGTACAGGGGCCGCCGCCGCCGGCAGGAGCTTATCGACCGGCTTAAGGAAGAGGCAGCAGGCCAAACCCTCGAAGCGAACGCAGAGGAACAGGACGCCGTCGCTGCCGTGCTCGGGCGGCTGAGGGAGAGGGACCGGGAGGTCCTCATGCTCAGCTACTGGGACGATCTCACTATCCCCGAACTCGGCCAGGCCCTGGAGTGCTCTCCCTCCACGGCAGCGGTCCGGCTGCACCGGGCCCGCCGGGCCTTCGCGAAGGCGGCGCCCGCACACCTCATGACCGCAAGGAAGGACTAG
- a CDS encoding 8-oxo-dGTP diphosphatase — protein MRSPHVTLCFLLREGANGAEVLLGLKQTGFGKGKIVGIGGHVEPGESDAQAVVREVLEETGVVLQVQDLADAGSVHFVFPARPEWNMRTKLFTARTWQGEPAPSEEILPEWFRVDTLPVDRMWQDADHWLPVVLEGGRVNVVVTMDTDNESVASSESLLP, from the coding sequence ATGAGATCCCCGCACGTCACCCTCTGCTTCCTCCTCCGGGAAGGTGCCAACGGTGCGGAGGTCCTCCTTGGGCTGAAGCAAACCGGATTTGGCAAGGGCAAGATTGTGGGCATCGGCGGGCACGTGGAGCCGGGGGAGAGCGACGCGCAGGCCGTAGTCCGGGAAGTCCTGGAGGAAACCGGGGTGGTGCTTCAGGTGCAGGACCTGGCGGACGCCGGATCGGTCCATTTCGTCTTTCCCGCCCGCCCGGAATGGAATATGCGGACCAAGCTCTTCACTGCCCGGACCTGGCAAGGCGAGCCGGCGCCCAGCGAGGAGATCCTGCCTGAATGGTTCCGTGTGGACACGCTGCCTGTGGACCGGATGTGGCAGGACGCGGACCACTGGCTGCCCGTGGTACTGGAAGGTGGCAGGGTGAATGTCGTCGTCACCATGGACACGGACAACGAATCCGTGGCGTCGTCCGAAAGCCTCCTGCCCTAG
- a CDS encoding bifunctional 2-methylcitrate synthase/citrate synthase, whose amino-acid sequence MAENEIKKGLAGVVVDYTAVSKVNPDTNSLLYRGYPVQELAARCSFEEVAYLLWNGELPTREQLAEFTAKERAGRALDPVVKQVIDALPVTAHPMDVCRTAASVMGARHPLAGDSTREANMAKAVDLFAAMPAVVAYDQRRRHGQELVEPREDLGYSANFLWMTFGEEQVPEVVDAFNVSMILYAEHSFNASTFTARVITSTLSDLHSAVTGAIGALKGPLHGGANEAVMHTFDEIGIRQEESLEEAAARAKAWMEDALAQKKKVMGFGHRVYKHGDSRVPTMKAALDKMIAHYGRPELLGLYNGLETAMDEAKAIKPNLDYPAGPTYHLMGFDTPTFTPLFVASRITGWTAHIMEQLDANSLIRPLSEYIGPEERHLP is encoded by the coding sequence ATGGCTGAAAATGAGATCAAAAAGGGACTTGCCGGCGTCGTGGTGGACTACACCGCCGTCTCCAAGGTCAACCCGGACACCAACTCCCTGCTCTACCGCGGCTACCCTGTCCAGGAGCTCGCCGCGAGGTGCAGCTTCGAGGAAGTGGCCTACCTCCTCTGGAACGGCGAACTTCCCACCAGGGAGCAACTGGCGGAGTTCACCGCGAAGGAGCGCGCCGGCCGCGCCCTCGATCCGGTGGTCAAGCAGGTAATTGATGCCCTGCCCGTGACCGCGCACCCCATGGATGTGTGCCGGACCGCAGCCTCCGTCATGGGTGCCCGGCACCCGTTGGCCGGGGACTCCACCCGGGAAGCCAACATGGCCAAGGCCGTGGACCTGTTCGCTGCCATGCCCGCGGTAGTGGCCTACGACCAGCGCCGCCGCCACGGACAGGAGCTTGTGGAGCCCCGCGAAGACCTGGGCTACTCGGCAAACTTCCTGTGGATGACCTTCGGCGAGGAACAGGTCCCGGAGGTGGTGGATGCCTTCAACGTCTCGATGATCCTCTACGCCGAGCACTCCTTCAACGCGTCCACCTTCACCGCCCGGGTGATCACCTCCACGCTCTCGGACCTGCATTCGGCGGTCACCGGGGCCATCGGAGCCCTCAAGGGCCCGCTGCACGGCGGCGCGAACGAGGCCGTGATGCACACCTTCGACGAGATCGGCATCCGGCAGGAGGAGTCCCTGGAAGAAGCGGCAGCCCGGGCAAAGGCCTGGATGGAGGATGCCCTGGCGCAGAAGAAGAAGGTCATGGGCTTCGGCCACCGGGTCTATAAGCACGGCGACTCCCGGGTCCCCACCATGAAGGCCGCGCTGGACAAGATGATCGCCCACTACGGCCGGCCCGAGCTGCTGGGGCTCTACAACGGTCTCGAGACGGCGATGGACGAGGCAAAGGCGATCAAGCCCAACCTCGACTACCCGGCCGGACCCACCTACCACCTGATGGGTTTTGATACGCCCACATTCACTCCCCTGTTCGTGGCCAGCCGGATCACCGGCTGGACGGCGCACATCATGGAGCAATTGGACGCGAACTCGCTCATCAGGCCGCTGAGCGAGTACATCGGCCCGGAGGAACGGCACCTTCCCTAG
- a CDS encoding propionyl-CoA synthetase, with translation MASNSYRDSYQRSVEQPEGFWLEAAEKIHWSSPPGRALDSSRAPLYSWFPDGVLNTCYNALDRHVAEGRGEQDALIHDSAMLGTRQRYTYSQLTDIVARFAGVLRSHGVGKGDRVVIYMPMIPEAAIAMLATARLGAIHSVVFGGFAPKELAARIRDAAPAAVVTASGGIEPSRRIEYLPAVAEALKLAGSPDIPVLVKERAGFASGAADHPGWLDWDAAIAAAEPAAPVDVKATDPLYILYTSGTTGTPKGVVRDNGGHAVALRWTLENIYDVGPGDVMWTASDVGWVVGHSYIVYGPLLAGATTVMYEGKPVGTPDAGAFWRVVQDHKVNVLFTAPTALRAIRKADPEASHLENYDVSSLRTLFTAGERLDTDTFHWASRVLGVPVVDHWWQTETGWAICANPRGLEQLPIKAGSPTVPMPGYRLQILDGAGGEVAPGAEGNIVLGLPLPPGTLTTLWRNDERFISSYLQAFEGCYATGDSGFRDEDGYLFVMGRTDDIINVAGHRLSTGAIEQVIGQHPAVAECAVVGLADSLKGQRPSGYVVLKSGVDIPEDLLAKDLVALVRRDIGAVADFKQVTVVEALPKTRSGKILRKTMRQIADGEEYTVPSTIEDPGVIDQLIGALRVSKAEAG, from the coding sequence ATGGCCAGCAACAGCTACCGGGACAGCTACCAGCGCAGTGTTGAACAGCCCGAGGGCTTTTGGCTGGAAGCGGCTGAAAAGATCCACTGGAGCTCGCCGCCGGGCCGGGCACTGGATTCCAGCCGGGCTCCGCTTTACAGCTGGTTTCCGGACGGGGTACTGAACACCTGCTACAACGCCCTGGACCGGCACGTCGCCGAAGGCCGGGGGGAGCAGGATGCCCTGATCCATGACTCCGCCATGCTGGGAACCCGGCAGCGCTACACGTACTCCCAGCTCACTGACATAGTGGCGCGCTTTGCCGGTGTGCTGCGCAGCCACGGCGTGGGCAAGGGGGACCGGGTGGTGATCTACATGCCGATGATCCCGGAAGCCGCGATCGCCATGTTGGCCACGGCCCGGCTCGGCGCCATCCATTCTGTGGTCTTCGGGGGCTTTGCGCCCAAGGAGCTCGCGGCCCGGATCCGGGACGCAGCACCCGCCGCGGTGGTCACCGCGTCCGGCGGAATCGAGCCCTCCCGCCGGATCGAGTACCTGCCCGCCGTCGCCGAGGCGCTCAAGCTGGCAGGCAGCCCGGACATCCCCGTGCTGGTCAAGGAGCGGGCCGGCTTCGCGTCGGGGGCGGCGGACCACCCCGGCTGGCTGGACTGGGACGCGGCAATAGCCGCCGCAGAGCCTGCAGCTCCTGTTGACGTGAAGGCCACGGACCCGCTCTACATCCTCTACACCTCCGGAACCACGGGCACGCCCAAAGGGGTGGTGCGGGACAACGGCGGCCACGCCGTCGCCCTGCGCTGGACGCTGGAGAACATCTACGACGTCGGTCCCGGGGACGTGATGTGGACCGCCTCGGACGTGGGCTGGGTGGTGGGACATTCGTACATCGTGTACGGGCCGCTGCTCGCCGGCGCCACTACGGTGATGTACGAAGGAAAACCCGTTGGCACGCCCGACGCCGGCGCGTTCTGGCGCGTGGTCCAGGACCACAAGGTGAACGTTCTGTTCACCGCCCCCACGGCGCTGCGGGCCATCCGCAAGGCTGATCCGGAGGCGTCGCATCTGGAAAACTACGACGTCTCCAGCCTGCGGACCCTGTTCACGGCAGGGGAGCGGCTGGACACGGACACGTTCCACTGGGCATCCCGGGTCCTCGGAGTGCCGGTGGTTGACCACTGGTGGCAGACCGAGACCGGCTGGGCCATCTGCGCCAACCCGCGCGGCCTGGAGCAGCTGCCCATCAAAGCCGGCTCCCCGACCGTTCCAATGCCCGGATACAGGCTGCAGATTCTCGACGGCGCGGGCGGGGAGGTGGCACCCGGCGCCGAGGGCAACATCGTGCTGGGACTGCCGCTGCCGCCCGGCACCCTCACCACGCTTTGGAGAAACGACGAACGCTTTATTTCCTCCTACCTGCAGGCCTTCGAGGGCTGCTACGCCACCGGCGACTCCGGATTCCGCGATGAGGACGGGTACCTGTTTGTCATGGGCCGCACCGACGACATCATCAACGTTGCAGGACACCGGCTCTCCACTGGCGCCATCGAACAGGTGATTGGCCAGCATCCGGCAGTGGCCGAGTGCGCGGTGGTCGGCCTCGCCGATTCCCTCAAGGGCCAGCGACCCAGCGGCTATGTGGTGCTCAAATCCGGCGTCGACATCCCCGAAGACCTCCTGGCCAAGGACCTGGTGGCATTGGTCCGGCGGGACATTGGTGCGGTTGCCGACTTCAAGCAGGTGACGGTGGTGGAGGCCCTGCCCAAGACACGTTCCGGCAAGATCCTCCGCAAGACCATGCGCCAGATAGCGGACGGCGAGGAGTACACGGTGCCCTCCACGATCGAAGATCCGGGGGTCATCGACCAGCTCATCGGAGCGCTTCGGGTCAGCAAAGCAGAAGCCGGCTGA
- a CDS encoding MmgE/PrpD family protein produces the protein MVKEHHVRVYKSEENLAREDQLAYKIAQVAADPVAVSDEVTDMVINRVIDNASVAIASLNRGPIVAARAQALTHGPSTGGKGSKVFGIEERVAPEWAAWANGVAVRELDYHDTFLAADYSHPGDNIPPILAVAQHVGASGNDLVRGIATGYEIQVNLVKAICLHKHKIDHVAHLGPSAAAGIGTLLGLDVETIFQSVGQALHTTTATRQSRKGEISTWKAHAPAFAGKMAIESADRAMRGQTSPVPIYEGEDGVIAWMLDGPDASYLVPLPTPGEAKRAILDTYTKEHSAEYQAQAWIDLARKLHREHPEVTNPANVESVLIKTSHHTHYVIGSGANDPQKYSPTASRETLDHSIPYIFTVALQDGAWHHVDSYAPARAGRPDTVELWHKVSTVEDPEWTRRYHSVDIAEKAFGGSVEITLKDGTVITDQIAVADAHPLGARPFAREQYVNKFRTLAAGLVEEAEIERFLAAVERLPHLAAGELDQLNITAAPGVIDPAAAPKGLF, from the coding sequence ATGGTTAAGGAACACCACGTCCGCGTTTACAAGAGCGAAGAAAACCTGGCCCGTGAGGACCAGCTCGCCTACAAGATCGCGCAGGTTGCGGCGGACCCTGTGGCTGTGTCTGACGAAGTGACTGACATGGTGATCAACCGCGTCATCGACAATGCCTCGGTGGCCATCGCCTCCCTCAACCGGGGTCCCATCGTCGCAGCCCGCGCCCAGGCACTGACCCATGGTCCCAGCACCGGGGGCAAGGGATCCAAGGTCTTCGGCATCGAGGAACGCGTGGCACCGGAATGGGCGGCCTGGGCCAACGGCGTGGCCGTCCGCGAGCTCGACTACCACGACACCTTCCTCGCCGCCGATTACTCCCATCCCGGCGACAACATTCCCCCGATTCTGGCGGTCGCCCAGCACGTCGGCGCCAGCGGCAACGACCTGGTCCGCGGCATCGCCACCGGGTACGAGATCCAGGTCAACCTGGTCAAGGCCATCTGCCTGCACAAGCACAAGATCGACCATGTGGCGCACCTGGGCCCCTCGGCCGCCGCCGGGATCGGCACCCTGCTGGGCCTCGACGTCGAAACCATCTTCCAGTCCGTGGGTCAGGCGCTGCACACCACCACCGCCACCCGGCAGTCCCGCAAGGGCGAGATCTCCACCTGGAAGGCCCATGCCCCGGCGTTTGCCGGCAAGATGGCCATCGAATCCGCGGACCGGGCCATGCGCGGGCAGACCTCCCCGGTGCCGATCTATGAGGGCGAAGACGGCGTCATCGCCTGGATGCTCGACGGCCCGGACGCGTCCTACCTGGTCCCGCTCCCCACGCCCGGCGAAGCCAAGCGCGCCATCCTGGACACGTACACCAAGGAACACTCGGCCGAATACCAGGCCCAGGCCTGGATCGACCTGGCCCGCAAGCTGCACCGCGAACACCCTGAGGTCACCAACCCGGCCAACGTCGAATCCGTGTTGATCAAGACCAGCCACCACACGCACTACGTGATCGGCTCCGGGGCCAACGACCCCCAGAAATACAGCCCCACCGCCTCCCGGGAGACCCTGGACCACTCCATCCCGTACATCTTCACCGTGGCCCTGCAGGACGGGGCCTGGCACCACGTGGACTCCTACGCCCCGGCACGCGCCGGACGCCCGGACACCGTCGAGCTGTGGCACAAGGTGAGCACCGTGGAAGATCCGGAATGGACCCGCCGCTACCACTCCGTGGACATCGCCGAGAAGGCCTTCGGCGGCTCGGTGGAAATCACGCTCAAGGACGGCACCGTCATTACCGACCAGATCGCCGTCGCGGACGCCCACCCCTTGGGCGCCCGGCCCTTCGCCCGCGAACAGTACGTCAACAAGTTCCGTACCCTGGCCGCGGGGCTCGTGGAGGAAGCTGAAATCGAACGGTTCCTCGCCGCCGTCGAACGCCTCCCCCACCTCGCCGCCGGGGAACTGGACCAGCTCAACATCACCGCCGCCCCCGGCGTCATCGACCCCGCGGCGGCACCGAAGGGACTCTTCTGA
- the xerD gene encoding site-specific tyrosine recombinase XerD, producing MAGPSVSAGPSVGAGPSVGAGPSTEAAPSVEPAPGAVATVPVAAPAHVPAAIERAITEYLQHMGVERGLAANTLAAYRRDLARYARYLAAAGCSRPEDITRHHVTGFVRALSDGSDGGSTLGLRSAARTVVAVRGLHKFWALEGYTPADPASEVHPPMAGKRLPKAISVDEVTRILEAAGTDTATGLRDRALLEFLYSTGARISEAVGLDVDDISLAEPESGPAIVRLFGKGSKERLVPLGSYGARALDAYLVRGRPLLAAKGKGTPALFLNARGGRISRQSAWTILKAAAEKANITRDVSPHTLRHSFATHLLEGGADVRVVQELLGHASVTTTQVYTLVTADTLREIYAAAHPRALG from the coding sequence ATGGCCGGTCCTTCGGTAAGCGCGGGTCCTTCGGTAGGCGCGGGTCCTTCGGTAGGCGCGGGTCCTTCGACTGAAGCGGCACCGTCTGTCGAGCCGGCTCCGGGTGCGGTAGCGACTGTGCCTGTGGCTGCCCCGGCACACGTCCCTGCCGCCATCGAGCGTGCAATCACCGAATACCTCCAGCACATGGGCGTGGAGCGGGGACTGGCAGCGAACACGTTGGCAGCGTACCGGCGCGACCTCGCCCGCTACGCCCGCTACCTCGCCGCTGCCGGCTGCAGCCGGCCCGAGGACATCACCCGGCACCACGTCACGGGTTTCGTCCGCGCCCTTTCGGACGGTTCCGACGGCGGCTCCACGCTGGGTCTCCGGTCCGCGGCACGGACGGTGGTGGCGGTGCGCGGGCTGCACAAGTTCTGGGCCCTTGAGGGCTACACACCTGCCGATCCGGCCAGCGAGGTCCATCCGCCCATGGCCGGCAAGCGCCTGCCCAAGGCCATCAGCGTGGACGAGGTGACCCGCATCCTCGAAGCTGCAGGAACGGACACCGCCACGGGCTTGCGGGACCGCGCCCTGCTCGAGTTCCTGTACTCCACCGGCGCCAGGATCAGCGAAGCGGTGGGACTGGATGTTGACGACATCTCCCTTGCGGAACCGGAATCCGGGCCAGCCATTGTCCGTCTGTTCGGCAAGGGATCGAAGGAACGGCTGGTGCCGCTGGGCTCCTACGGGGCACGTGCGCTCGACGCGTACCTGGTCCGGGGCCGGCCGCTGCTCGCCGCCAAAGGCAAGGGCACGCCCGCGCTGTTCCTGAATGCCCGCGGCGGCAGGATCAGCCGGCAGAGCGCCTGGACCATCCTGAAGGCGGCGGCGGAGAAGGCCAACATCACCCGCGATGTGTCGCCCCACACCCTCCGGCATTCCTTCGCCACCCACCTGCTTGAAGGCGGCGCTGATGTCCGCGTGGTGCAGGAACTCCTGGGCCACGCCTCCGTGACCACCACTCAGGTGTACACCCTGGTCACGGCCGATACACTGCGCGAGATCTATGCCGCGGCCCATCCGAGGGCGCTGGGGTGA
- the prpB gene encoding methylisocitrate lyase, which yields MLYSKTTPEQKRIRFRELLSSGTIQQFPGAFNPLSARLIEEKGFAGVYISGAVLANDLGLPDIGLTTLTEVATRAGQIARMTDLPSIVDADTGFGEPMNVARTVQELENAGLAGCHIEDQFNPKRCGHLDGKNVVDLDTATKRIRAAADARRDPNFLIMARTDIRATDGLEAAQQRAKALVEAGADAIFPEAMKDLTEFQAIRDAVDVPILANMTEFGKSDLFTVDELADVGVNMVIYPVTLLRSAMGAAERTLESIKSDGSQEAQVPSMLTRARLYDLVDYEAYNRFDTGVFNFQIPGT from the coding sequence ATGCTGTACTCGAAGACCACACCGGAGCAGAAGCGGATCCGATTCCGGGAACTGCTGTCCTCAGGGACCATCCAGCAGTTCCCCGGCGCGTTCAACCCGCTCTCGGCCCGGCTGATCGAGGAAAAAGGCTTCGCCGGCGTCTACATCTCCGGCGCCGTCCTGGCCAACGACCTCGGCCTGCCGGACATCGGCCTGACCACGCTCACGGAGGTGGCTACCCGCGCCGGGCAGATCGCCCGCATGACGGACCTGCCCTCGATCGTTGACGCGGATACCGGCTTCGGTGAACCCATGAACGTGGCGCGGACCGTCCAGGAGCTCGAAAACGCGGGCCTTGCCGGCTGCCATATCGAGGACCAGTTCAACCCCAAGCGCTGCGGCCACCTGGACGGCAAGAATGTGGTGGACCTCGACACCGCCACCAAACGCATCCGCGCCGCAGCGGACGCCCGGCGGGACCCCAACTTCCTGATCATGGCACGCACCGATATCCGCGCTACGGACGGGCTGGAAGCCGCGCAACAGCGCGCCAAGGCCCTCGTTGAAGCCGGCGCGGACGCGATCTTCCCGGAAGCCATGAAGGACCTCACTGAATTTCAGGCCATCCGGGACGCGGTGGACGTGCCGATCCTGGCCAACATGACCGAATTCGGCAAAAGCGACCTCTTCACGGTGGATGAGCTGGCCGACGTCGGGGTGAACATGGTGATCTATCCGGTGACGCTGCTCCGTAGTGCCATGGGCGCTGCTGAGCGTACTCTGGAATCGATCAAATCCGACGGCTCCCAGGAGGCACAGGTTCCAAGCATGCTGACCCGTGCCAGGCTCTACGACCTCGTTGACTATGAGGCCTACAACCGCTTTGACACTGGCGTGTTCAATTTCCAAATCCCCGGAACGTGA
- a CDS encoding RNA polymerase sigma factor, producing MLSERELAFIALYKDSYPRIHKFVHRRVDDSELAQELAADVFRIAWQKWDGGPNVEIAWLFAVARNVIGNAYRGLDRRRALQQRLQAFPADGSAPDSDNSLVESALSALREKDRDVLQLAYWDELTITEIAKVLQCSQSAAKVRLHRAREAFRSLLPALCTSIDQKVEA from the coding sequence GTGCTTTCAGAGCGCGAGTTGGCGTTTATCGCCTTGTACAAAGACAGCTATCCGCGCATTCACAAATTCGTACATCGGCGCGTTGATGATTCGGAGCTGGCCCAGGAACTGGCTGCCGACGTATTCCGCATAGCCTGGCAGAAGTGGGACGGCGGCCCCAACGTGGAGATCGCGTGGTTGTTTGCGGTTGCCCGCAACGTGATTGGCAACGCCTACCGTGGGCTCGACAGGCGGCGCGCCCTTCAGCAGCGGCTCCAGGCTTTCCCAGCCGATGGCAGTGCCCCGGACAGCGACAACTCCCTGGTGGAGTCAGCCCTGTCGGCGCTGCGTGAGAAGGACCGCGACGTTCTGCAGCTGGCCTACTGGGATGAGCTGACCATCACGGAGATCGCCAAGGTTCTTCAGTGTTCCCAGTCGGCGGCAAAAGTGCGCCTGCACCGGGCCAGAGAAGCATTCCGTAGCCTCTTGCCAGCCCTCTGCACTTCAATCGACCAAAAAGTGGAGGCTTAG